ACCGCCGCGACGTCGTCAGCGACTACGCCCCCGGCGCCTGACCCCAGCTGTGTGCGCTCGTTCGGTTGTAGCGAATGGCGGCTGACGACTTTATCCGGCGGATCGTCGCCGCCGACCTGGCGTCCGGCAAGCACTCGGGCGTGGTCACGCGCTTTCCGCCCGAGCCGAACGGCTTCCTCCACATCGGGCACGCCAAGTCCATTTGCCTGAACTTCGGCGTCGCCGCCGAACACGGTGGTTCCTGCTACCTGCGCTACGACGACACCAACCCCATCGCCGAGGAACAGGCCTTCGTGGACGCCATACGGGCCGACGTGAACTGGCTGGGCTTCGACACCCCGCTTGTGACGCATGCCTCGGACTATTTTCCGCGGCTGTACGAGATCGCCGAGCACATGATCGAGCGCGGGCATGCCTTCGTGGACAGCAGTTCCGCCGAGAAGATCTCCGCCGACCGCGGTACGCTCACCAGCCCCGGCCGGCCCAGCCCCTACCGCGACCGCTCACCGAATGAAAACCTGGACCTGTTCCGGCGCATGCGCGCGGGGGATTTCGCCGATGGCGAGCAGGTGCTCAGGGCGCGCATCGACATGGCTTCGCCCAACATCAACCTGCGCGACCCCGTGCTGTACCGCGTACGCCACGTCGCGCACGCCCGCACCGGCGGGGACTGGTGCATTTACCCGATGTACGACCTCGCCCACACCCTGAGCGACGCGCTGGAAGGCATCACCCACTCGCTGTGCACGCTGGAGTTCGAGGACCATCGGCCGCTGTACGAATGGTTGCTGGATCACAGTGGCCTGGACCTGAAGACCCGTCCGCGGCAATACGAGTTCGGGCGGCTCAACCTGGGCCACTCGGTAACCAGCAAGCGCCGGGTGGCGGACCTGATCCGCATGGACGCAGTGGAGGACTGGGACGACCCCCGCCTGGTGACGCTGTCGGCGCTGCGCCGGCGAGGCTACCCGCCCGAAGTGCTGCGCGAATTCTGCGTCCGCGCCGGCGTAAGCCGATCCGAGCAGATGATCGGCGCCGACCAGTTGGAGACCGTCGTTCGGGATGCGCTCAACCGGGACGCGCCGCGGGCGATGGCGGTGGCCCGTCCGCTGAAGGTGGTGCTGACCAATCTGCCC
This portion of the Gammaproteobacteria bacterium genome encodes:
- a CDS encoding glutamine--tRNA ligase/YqeY domain fusion protein, encoding MAADDFIRRIVAADLASGKHSGVVTRFPPEPNGFLHIGHAKSICLNFGVAAEHGGSCYLRYDDTNPIAEEQAFVDAIRADVNWLGFDTPLVTHASDYFPRLYEIAEHMIERGHAFVDSSSAEKISADRGTLTSPGRPSPYRDRSPNENLDLFRRMRAGDFADGEQVLRARIDMASPNINLRDPVLYRVRHVAHARTGGDWCIYPMYDLAHTLSDALEGITHSLCTLEFEDHRPLYEWLLDHSGLDLKTRPRQYEFGRLNLGHSVTSKRRVADLIRMDAVEDWDDPRLVTLSALRRRGYPPEVLREFCVRAGVSRSEQMIGADQLETVVRDALNRDAPRAMAVARPLKVVLTNLPEDHFEELPAGNHPKRPDMGSRNVPFSREVFIERTDFMEDPPRRFFRLRPGGEVRLRNAYIIRCDDVVRGPDGEPAELHCSIDPESRSGSEGARRKVKGTIHWVSAPHSIPAELRLYRPLFTVERPDLASGTPPLSEQVNPRSLEVAAGARLEPGLASAGANDTWQFERLGYFTPDPVDSSPSALIFNRIAPLRSSYPA